gcagcaaagtagttaaataaacaagttttgcaaaaggtacctgttgtggcattggagtttctcttggatcgtgAAAATTGAGTAGCGAGTAacgtgattagagcaaccggttgcagcagcaaatcagttaaacaaacaagttttgcaaaaggaacctgttgtggcattggaatttctcttggatcctgaaaattttagtagtcagtaacttgattagagcaacaagttataacagcaaacctgttacacaaatatatttttgaaaatgtacctgcggtgcaattggacttccaattggatcctgaaaaacttgaagttggtaaggtgattacaacaacaagttacagcagcaaaccaggtaaacaaggaagtttctaaAAAATACCTGTTGCGCCAaaggagtttcagttggatcctgcaaacttgaatgttagcaatcataaatgaagtgttgcaagagccataagaaactaacatcaaactagtaaaactaaccagttttggcaacatatttaattacacatgaactagtaaaactaacaagttcttggcaacgtattaaagtaacaagttGGTACCGTTTACCAACAACATAGACATCTGTAAATTTttttgatgtaagcaaaatgattccaacacacacatatatatatacactattCTAATCCcgagattagaataactatttggatcacagccAGTCCTATAAGGACCGACTGGATGTTCCTGAACTCCTCGAAGGCCCGAACCGGCAGGCGAAAAAAAAGAACACCACCCCCAATCCACGAACCACCCTCCACCTTCCCCGAACTACCCCCAATCCCacacctctcactctctcccgatccCCCATGGTGCCGCCGTGGCTGCCTGCCCAGGATCCCGCTGCACTGCCGCCGCTCCGGCGCGACGCTGCCCCGTGGCCGCTTGCGCACTCCGCGGAACGCGCGCCGGCTGCTTGCGTCCGCCGTCTCTTGCTTCACCGGCGCTGCGGTGGAGTGAGCGCTGCCGTGGCCTCGGGCGTGGCTTCCTGGTACTTGGAGAGCATGTCGAGCAGCAACATCTTGTCGGCATCGATGTTGTCGAACGGGAGCAGTGGCGGCGTGGCCGGGGCTCGGTGGTGCCAGGTCGCCGAGTCGGCGGAGCTGGTGGAGAAgcccggcgaggcgaggcgagggcgAGTGCTGCTGCAGCAGCAGCTGCTCGGTGGTGTGTGGTCATGGCATGGCGGGTCAGAAAGTTAACGACGCCCGTGGTGAGccgcgcctcctccggcgcaccgccaccaccacctacTCCGGCGCGACGCTGCCCCCACCTCCTCCCAGCtccatcgcctcctccggcgcgccGACGCACAGCCCCTCCCGACGGGCCCCTCTGCGGGCGCCGCCCCCATCCCACCTCCTCCTAGGCACGCCACCACCACTCCCGTCTCCGGCGACCCATCCCGCATCTCGATCTGGAGTGGTTCACCCCTTGGGGCTTGGGAAGTTCACCGCAGCCGGTAAGTGCCGTCGAAGGGCGGTGATCTGCAACTtcctctccttcctcgccttcgtcACCTGTCGTTGCTTTGACGCCACCAGCTGACCCATCTCAGGCCGGCGTCCCCGCGCCCAGCCGGAGCTCGCCTGCCTCGAAGATGATCTGCAGGACTAGAGCACAATATGCTAAAGAGATTGTAATTGCCGCACGTCCAGGAAGCCCTTGGCTCAAGCATCAAAGAGAGAACTAGTTGTTTAGGTAGCGGTGGAGGAATATGTGCATCGATGCATGATTTGAAGCAAGAACTTTCTTTATTACTTTGATCTTCGAAGCCGGGCACTGACGGATTACCAATTTACTTCTCTGAACTTATCAAAAAACTGCTAGAGGTCCACTGATGTATCGCTGCAGCTCCTGACAATGCCCCGCGCTGCCACCACCTCCAGTCACTTCAATTTAGTTCAACCTGCCCAGCCACATTAGCTCGATTGTTTGTGTTTTGAAGAACAAAACAGAGTTGGCTAAAAATTTGCAGCAG
The Triticum dicoccoides isolate Atlit2015 ecotype Zavitan chromosome 3A, WEW_v2.0, whole genome shotgun sequence genome window above contains:
- the LOC119269271 gene encoding formin-like protein 19, giving the protein MAGQKVNDARGEPRLLRRTATTTYSGATLPPPPPSSIASSGAPTHSPSRRAPLRAPPPSHLLLGTPPPLPSPATHPASRSGVVHPLGLGKFTAAGRRPRAQPELACLEDDLQD